Below is a genomic region from Triticum dicoccoides isolate Atlit2015 ecotype Zavitan chromosome 5A, WEW_v2.0, whole genome shotgun sequence.
TATAAACAGAAAGATGGTCTTATGAGGATCACTCTGCAAAAAGTTTCTCCTCAATCGAAGCTACCGTTGAATAGTTATAACACTGTGAAGTTCTAGGGGTCATTCTGCAAAAGTACAGAAACAACTTCGGCTGGAAAAGAAATTAATACGAAATGAAATTACACGAGGCAGCACATGATTGCTTGATACCCCTTCGCGGGATGGGCTCCGATGAGCCGTTAGATTAAGTGGCCATCAGCGGTCATGACTTAATTGAGGCTAGGTTTTCACAGAGAACACTTGCTCACCAGAATCTTCGCCGGAGAAGAACACGGCGGTGGTGCGGCTGTGGTTGACGATGGCGTCGGCTCCAGTGGTCCACGAGGCTCGGGAATCACACTGGCGGATGTGTATCAGCACGGTGAAGTCAAAGGACTCCACGGAGTGTTCCAAGGCGTCCAGTAGTGACGAGGGCGTGCGGCTGGAGATGGGATGGTCGCCGGTGAGCTTCGGGATGAGGTCCAGGGGCTCGATTTGGTAGGGTCCTGGACGAATCAAGAGATGAGGAGGGTGCAGTCGCGCAAGGCAGAGAGGATGGAAGACATGGATAGGGGCGGGGTTTACCAAAATCGACGGAATAAGCCGCCGGAGTTGCTCCGGGCGGTGGATCTCCTCGAGGTCCGCGAGCACAAGATCGGGGCGTTTCTCTTGTGGCGATGTTGGTAATCAGACGAGAGGTTCCAGAGGAGTCTCCCTGTGGCCACAGATTGGAGAAGGGAGCAAGGGGTCGCATGAATCGCGGCGTTGGTTCCAGCCGCGGTGGCTCTGTCGTGATGGATCGGGAGTCCGAGCGGAGGTAGGAGATAACGGGCGGGTCCCGCTGTCATAGGAAGAGAGGGAGTAGAGAGGCAGACAGGTGGGGGCGATGCTGTTGTCAGCGCTGACATGCACGTGCGCGGCTGTGCTGTGCGCTGATGGCCTGGGCCGGAGTGGCTCTGGCCTGCTGGCGATGCTAGGCCAGCTGCGCTGTGGTCGCTGTGCGCTTGCGCGAGCGAGGTTCAGGGATTTCCTATTTACGAAATTACAAAAATGGCTTTGGCTCCATATAAATTATCCAAATCATTTTGTGAAAAAATACTAGAACAACCACAGATACAAATATAGTTATATAGAGCCTAGTGAACATTTTTCCAGTCCAAAGCACGTATATAATATATATTTCTATAAACCTTTACTTGACACTTACAATTCCACGAAATACTTTTGAACTCCGAAGAAAAATGCTAATAACATTTAAATCATTTCCAACACTTTTGTGTTGAAATAGTCATATTACCTcctctcaatttttttatttgattTGTTTTAAATGTTGAAACCAAGATAAGAGAATATTAATTTTTTCACCAATATCATTCTTTGAGGAATTCATGTCATCCTCTCTCACATTTGAATTGAGAATATTCTCGAACCCAAAATAAGGTCCAAATGAAtaattgggaaagtccttttattccctctcgttTAATATTCATTTAAAACTCCAGAAGTTTCAAATGCTAGTCAAAA
It encodes:
- the LOC119297130 gene encoding uncharacterized protein LOC119297130 — translated: MRPLAPFSNLWPQGDSSGTSRLITNIATRETPRSCARGPRGDPPPGATPAAYSVDFGPYQIEPLDLIPKLTGDHPISSRTPSSLLDALEHSVESFDFTVLIHIRQCDSRASWTTGADAIVNHSRTTAVFFSGEDSA